Proteins from a single region of Desulfovibrio sp.:
- a CDS encoding AI-2E family transporter: MTQTLPRLLYLLAVLACYLLLMPNPVTIFMAACLSCLTLPQYHRLRQKARYWRMQIERNTPDSRKRRTLLALSHSTPLYAYISMLVASLVVPVAVLVLLVSPQAAAGFTRLRELQANNFQLPLEWVAYIQEWRQSLTEYPRLERIFNDLLLKLDSFFDSAMSVLLSRGVDFLGGTMTVLWTSFLFISLTVIFTVYSRHIRKITGRTLHISQPLLRRFIAAIHRALRGIMLGIVLVALAQGLMCGIAFAVAGVNQPAFWGLLATLVAPIPMVGTALVWVPLCISLWFTGKTMAAVALALWGLLAVAGVDNVLRPLFLRQGIKAPFFVLIISILCGLSSFGPVGLIVGPVLLAFAMQAVEEANRAYRYNV, translated from the coding sequence ATGACACAGACACTGCCCCGTTTGCTCTATCTGCTAGCTGTACTGGCCTGCTATCTGTTGCTGATGCCCAATCCCGTCACTATTTTCATGGCTGCCTGCCTGTCCTGCCTGACCCTGCCGCAGTACCACAGACTTCGCCAAAAAGCGCGGTACTGGCGCATGCAGATTGAAAGAAACACGCCAGACTCCCGCAAACGTCGCACCTTGCTTGCCCTTTCGCACTCCACGCCGCTGTACGCATATATCAGCATGCTGGTGGCGTCACTGGTGGTGCCTGTGGCCGTACTGGTACTTCTGGTGTCGCCTCAGGCGGCGGCCGGGTTTACGCGCCTGCGTGAACTGCAGGCCAACAACTTTCAGTTGCCGCTGGAATGGGTAGCCTACATACAGGAGTGGCGGCAAAGCCTGACGGAATATCCCCGCCTGGAGCGCATTTTCAACGACCTGCTGCTGAAACTGGACAGTTTTTTTGACAGCGCCATGAGCGTGCTGCTGTCGCGCGGCGTGGATTTTCTGGGCGGCACCATGACCGTGCTCTGGACCAGCTTTCTTTTCATAAGCCTCACTGTGATCTTCACGGTTTATTCCCGCCACATCCGCAAGATTACCGGCAGGACTCTCCACATTTCCCAGCCCCTGCTCCGGCGCTTTATTGCCGCCATTCACAGAGCGCTGCGCGGCATCATGCTCGGCATTGTTCTGGTGGCTCTTGCCCAGGGGCTTATGTGCGGCATCGCCTTTGCCGTGGCTGGCGTCAACCAGCCCGCGTTCTGGGGATTGCTTGCCACTCTTGTGGCTCCCATCCCCATGGTGGGCACGGCGCTTGTGTGGGTTCCCCTTTGCATTTCACTCTGGTTCACAGGCAAGACCATGGCTGCTGTCGCCCTGGCGCTGTGGGGCTTACTGGCTGTTGCTGGCGTGGACAACGTACTGCGCCCGCTGTTTTTGCGGCAGGGCATCAAGGCCCCGTTCTTTGTACTGATTATCTCCATCCTCTGTGGACTTTCCAGCTTTGGGCCAGTGGGACTTATCGTCGGCCCTGTGTTGCTGGCTTTTGCCATGCAGGCGGTGGAGGAAGCCAACCGCGCATACAGGTATAATGTTTAA
- a CDS encoding D-alanyl-D-alanine carboxypeptidase family protein: protein MTSAVLVCFILLCVLPCRSLAAMPVRAAILINMDTGAVLYAKNADMAIPPASLTKVMSMFLAMDQIRAGKIKVEEKIRITPEMASVGGSSMYLRAGERVPMSQLLTGMAVVSGNDAATAVSRRVGGNERQFVRAMNEKAKAVGMQRTTFKNPTGLPAAGQKTTARDMSTMARAYLRAHPSALRYHNVPLFTYRGRMTRNTNALLGQVPGVNGLKTGWTVASGYNLIVTAQRGKTRMLAVVMGGTSRVGRDNAARRLIEVGFRYPTSPQKVQQIFAGKRRR, encoded by the coding sequence ATGACCAGCGCAGTTCTGGTCTGCTTCATTTTGCTTTGTGTCCTGCCCTGCCGATCTCTGGCGGCCATGCCCGTCCGGGCCGCCATACTTATCAATATGGACACGGGCGCTGTGCTCTATGCCAAAAATGCGGACATGGCCATACCGCCTGCGTCGCTCACCAAAGTCATGAGCATGTTCCTTGCCATGGATCAAATACGGGCCGGAAAAATCAAGGTTGAGGAAAAAATCAGGATTACGCCTGAAATGGCCTCTGTTGGCGGTTCATCCATGTATTTGCGCGCAGGCGAACGGGTGCCAATGTCGCAATTGCTTACCGGCATGGCCGTTGTTTCGGGCAATGACGCGGCCACGGCCGTGAGCCGCCGTGTGGGCGGCAATGAGCGCCAGTTTGTCCGGGCCATGAATGAAAAGGCCAAGGCCGTCGGCATGCAGCGCACCACATTCAAAAATCCCACAGGTCTGCCCGCCGCCGGTCAAAAAACCACGGCCAGGGACATGTCCACCATGGCGCGCGCCTATCTTCGCGCGCATCCCTCCGCCCTGCGCTATCACAACGTGCCCCTGTTCACCTACCGAGGCAGAATGACGCGCAATACCAACGCCTTGCTGGGGCAGGTTCCTGGCGTCAACGGACTCAAAACAGGATGGACCGTGGCCTCGGGCTACAATCTTATCGTGACGGCCCAAAGAGGGAAAACCCGCATGCTGGCCGTGGTTATGGGCGGCACCAGCAGGGTGGGACGCGACAACGCGGCGCGCAGGCTCATTGAGGTCGGATTCCGGTATCCCACGTCCCCACAGAAGGTTCAGCAGATTTTTGCGGGCAAAAGAAGGCGCTGA
- a CDS encoding O-acetylhomoserine aminocarboxypropyltransferase/cysteine synthase family protein encodes MKTESLCLHAGYEPKNGEPRVVPIAQSTTFRYESTAAVARLFDLEDAGFFYTRLGNPTVDAVERKIAALEGGVGALCTSSGQAASMLSLLNVAQSGEHVVSASSIYGGTFNLFAVTLKKLGIEVTFVDQNASDAELEKAFRPNTRAVFGETLTNPSMDVLDIERFARLAHSHRLPLIIDSTFATPILCRPFEYGADIVVHSTTKYMDGHALQMGGVIVDSGNFDWTSGKFPEFTEPDPSYHGLVYTKTFGKAAYIVKARVQLMRDMGCCQSPQGAFYINQGLETLPLRMERHCRNAEKVAVFLQGHDKVESVNYPRLPGNANKALADKYLPEGCSGVISFALKGGRDTGARFIDSLKMISLEVHVADIRSCVLHPASSTHRQLSDEQLHDAGIAPGTIRLSVGLEHVDDILADLAQALEQA; translated from the coding sequence ATGAAAACGGAATCCCTTTGTCTGCACGCAGGGTATGAGCCCAAAAACGGCGAACCCCGCGTTGTACCCATAGCACAGAGCACCACATTCAGATACGAATCCACGGCGGCCGTCGCGAGACTTTTTGATCTTGAGGACGCGGGTTTTTTCTATACCCGCCTTGGCAACCCCACCGTGGACGCGGTGGAACGCAAGATTGCTGCTCTTGAAGGCGGGGTAGGCGCGCTGTGCACGTCATCCGGCCAGGCCGCCAGCATGCTCTCCCTGCTCAATGTCGCGCAAAGCGGCGAGCATGTGGTCAGCGCGTCCAGCATCTACGGGGGCACCTTCAATCTTTTTGCCGTCACGCTGAAAAAACTGGGCATTGAAGTCACCTTTGTGGACCAGAACGCCTCGGACGCGGAGCTTGAAAAGGCTTTTCGGCCCAATACCCGTGCGGTTTTTGGCGAAACGCTGACCAATCCGTCCATGGACGTGCTGGATATCGAACGCTTCGCGCGGCTGGCGCACAGCCATCGCCTGCCGCTGATCATCGACAGCACCTTTGCCACGCCCATTTTATGCCGTCCTTTTGAGTACGGAGCGGACATTGTTGTGCATTCCACCACAAAGTATATGGATGGGCACGCCCTGCAGATGGGCGGGGTTATTGTGGACAGCGGCAATTTTGACTGGACCAGCGGCAAATTCCCCGAATTTACCGAGCCAGACCCCTCGTATCACGGGCTTGTGTATACCAAAACCTTTGGAAAAGCGGCCTATATCGTCAAGGCCAGGGTGCAGCTCATGCGCGACATGGGGTGCTGCCAAAGCCCGCAGGGTGCTTTTTACATCAACCAGGGGCTTGAAACACTGCCGCTGCGTATGGAGCGGCACTGCCGCAATGCCGAAAAGGTGGCCGTCTTTCTTCAGGGACACGACAAGGTGGAATCTGTCAATTATCCGCGCCTGCCGGGCAATGCCAACAAGGCGCTGGCCGACAAGTATCTGCCCGAAGGGTGCAGCGGCGTCATTTCCTTTGCGCTCAAGGGCGGGCGGGATACTGGCGCGCGTTTTATCGACAGTCTGAAGATGATTTCTCTTGAGGTGCATGTGGCGGATATCCGTTCCTGCGTGCTGCATCCGGCCAGTTCCACGCACCGGCAGCTGAGCGACGAGCAGTTGCACGATGCCGGCATAGCCCCCGGCACCATCCGTCTGTCAGTGGGGCTTGAGCATGTGGACGACATCCTTGCCGACCTTGCCCAGGCTCTGGAACAGGCATAG
- a CDS encoding hydrogenase small subunit has translation MRIAVGLGKEGGEERLERLERQGISRRDFMKFCTAVAVAMGMGPAFASEVAAALTGRRPSVVYLHAAECTGCSEALLRTYQPFIDTLILDTISLDYHETIMAAAGEAAEEALHAAVNSPEGFVCIVEGAIPTGMDGKYGYIAGHTMYDICKDILPKAKAVVSVGTCACYGGIQAAKPNPTGAKGVNDCYGNIGIKAINVPGCPPNPINMVGALVAFLKGQKIELDEVGRPVMFFGQTVHDLCERRKHFDAGEFAPSFNSEEARKGWCLYDVGCKGPETYNNCPKVLFNETNWPVGAGHPCIGCSEPNFWDDMTPFYQN, from the coding sequence ATGCGTATTGCCGTGGGTCTGGGCAAAGAAGGCGGAGAAGAGCGTTTGGAGCGTTTGGAGCGCCAGGGCATCAGCCGCCGCGATTTCATGAAATTCTGCACAGCAGTGGCCGTAGCCATGGGCATGGGCCCGGCTTTCGCCTCCGAGGTGGCAGCCGCGCTTACCGGGCGTCGTCCCTCGGTGGTCTATCTGCACGCCGCAGAATGCACGGGCTGTTCTGAAGCGCTGCTGCGCACCTATCAACCCTTCATCGATACTCTCATTCTCGACACCATTTCTCTCGACTACCACGAAACCATTATGGCCGCCGCCGGTGAAGCCGCTGAAGAAGCGCTTCATGCCGCCGTCAACAGCCCCGAAGGTTTTGTCTGTATTGTCGAAGGGGCCATTCCCACCGGCATGGACGGCAAGTACGGCTACATTGCCGGCCACACCATGTATGACATCTGCAAGGACATTCTGCCCAAGGCCAAGGCTGTGGTCAGCGTGGGCACCTGTGCCTGCTACGGCGGCATCCAGGCCGCCAAGCCCAATCCCACCGGCGCCAAGGGCGTCAACGACTGCTACGGCAACATCGGCATCAAAGCCATCAACGTGCCTGGCTGTCCCCCCAACCCCATCAACATGGTTGGAGCGCTTGTGGCCTTCCTGAAGGGTCAGAAGATCGAGCTTGATGAAGTGGGCCGTCCCGTCATGTTCTTCGGCCAGACCGTGCATGACCTTTGCGAACGCCGCAAACACTTCGACGCTGGCGAATTTGCGCCTTCCTTCAATTCGGAAGAAGCACGCAAGGGCTGGTGCCTGTACGATGTGGGCTGCAAAGGACCGGAGACCTACAACAACTGTCCCAAGGTTCTTTTCAACGAGACCAACTGGCCTGTTGGCGCGGGGCACCCCTGCATTGGTTGCAGTGAGCCCAATTTCTGGGACGATATGACGCCGTTCTACCAGAACTAA
- a CDS encoding nickel-dependent hydrogenase large subunit: MSQVTKTPQSSYTGPIVVDPLTRIEGHLRIEVEVEGGKIKEARSSATLFRGLETILKGRDPRDAQHFTQRTCGVCTYTHALASTRCLEDAINKPIPANATYIRNLVLANQFMHDHLVHFYHLHALDFVDVANALQADPAKAAKLASSISPRKATAEDFAAVQAKLKTFVNSGQLGPFTNAYFLGGHQGYYMDPEANLVCTAHYLQALRAQVEVAKGMAVFGAKNPHTQFTVAGGVTCYDALTPKRIKEFRDIYAKSRAFIEEVYIPDLLLVASYYKDWAGIGGTSNFMAFGEFPAVGGERDLNSRWYKPGVIYDRKVGSVQPFDPNKINEHVKHSWYEGQTREPYNGETNPHFTFMGDKAKYSWNKAPRYDNHAVETGPLAQMLVAYGHNHKTIKPTIDAVLGKLNVGPEALFSTLGRTAARGIQTLVIAQQMENWLNEYENNIGKDKQIVENYTVPVTGRGVGFVDAPRGGLSHWMTIKDSKIDNFQLVVPTTWNLGPRDDKDVPSAAEAALVGTPVADPKRPVEILRTIHSFDPCIACSVHVIDGETNEVNEFKVL; encoded by the coding sequence ATGAGCCAAGTCACCAAAACGCCCCAGAGCAGCTACACTGGCCCCATTGTTGTGGACCCGTTGACCCGTATCGAAGGGCATCTGCGCATTGAAGTTGAAGTTGAAGGCGGCAAGATCAAGGAAGCCCGCAGCAGCGCCACCCTTTTCCGTGGTCTTGAAACCATCCTCAAGGGACGCGATCCGCGCGACGCGCAGCATTTCACCCAGCGCACCTGTGGCGTCTGTACCTACACCCACGCCCTGGCCTCCACGCGCTGCCTTGAAGACGCCATCAACAAGCCCATTCCGGCCAACGCCACCTATATCCGCAACCTCGTGCTTGCCAACCAGTTCATGCATGACCATCTGGTGCATTTCTATCACCTGCATGCCCTGGACTTTGTGGATGTAGCCAACGCCCTTCAGGCCGACCCGGCCAAGGCCGCCAAACTGGCTTCTTCCATTTCGCCCCGCAAGGCCACTGCTGAAGACTTTGCCGCCGTGCAGGCCAAACTGAAGACCTTCGTGAACAGCGGCCAGCTGGGCCCCTTCACCAACGCCTACTTCCTTGGCGGGCATCAGGGTTACTATATGGACCCCGAAGCCAACCTCGTATGCACGGCCCACTATCTGCAAGCTCTGCGCGCGCAGGTTGAAGTGGCCAAGGGCATGGCAGTTTTCGGCGCCAAAAACCCGCACACCCAGTTCACTGTGGCTGGCGGCGTGACCTGCTACGATGCCCTGACCCCCAAACGCATCAAGGAATTCCGCGACATTTACGCCAAGTCCCGCGCGTTCATTGAAGAAGTGTACATTCCTGACCTGCTGCTTGTGGCCAGCTACTACAAGGATTGGGCCGGCATCGGCGGCACCAGCAACTTCATGGCTTTCGGCGAATTCCCCGCTGTCGGCGGCGAACGCGACCTCAACAGCCGCTGGTACAAGCCCGGCGTCATCTATGACCGCAAGGTCGGTTCCGTGCAGCCCTTTGATCCCAACAAGATCAACGAGCACGTCAAGCACAGCTGGTACGAAGGCCAGACCCGTGAGCCCTATAACGGCGAAACCAATCCTCACTTCACCTTCATGGGCGACAAGGCCAAGTACTCCTGGAACAAGGCTCCGCGCTACGACAACCATGCCGTGGAAACCGGCCCCCTTGCCCAGATGCTCGTGGCCTATGGTCACAACCACAAGACCATCAAGCCTACCATTGATGCCGTGCTCGGCAAGCTGAACGTGGGCCCCGAAGCCCTGTTCTCCACCCTTGGCCGTACTGCCGCCCGTGGTATCCAGACCCTGGTTATCGCCCAGCAGATGGAAAACTGGCTCAACGAGTATGAAAACAACATCGGCAAGGACAAGCAGATCGTTGAAAATTACACCGTGCCGGTCACCGGCCGTGGCGTGGGCTTTGTGGACGCGCCCCGTGGCGGTCTGTCGCATTGGATGACCATCAAGGACAGCAAGATCGACAACTTCCAGCTTGTGGTTCCCACCACCTGGAACCTGGGACCGCGGGATGACAAGGACGTGCCCAGCGCCGCCGAAGCAGCTCTTGTGGGAACGCCTGTGGCCGACCCCAAGCGCCCGGTGGAAATTCTGCGCACCATCCATTCCTTTGACCCCTGCATCGCCTGTTCGGTGCACGTCATTGACGGCGAAACCAACGAAGTCAATGAATTCAAGGTCCTGTAA
- a CDS encoding HyaD/HybD family hydrogenase maturation endopeptidase, whose translation MSDQKVLILGVGNILLTDEGFGVRAAAYLEEHYHWPDNVTLMDGGTQGLMLMSELMDCDFLVVLDVVLGPKEPGTIYRLEGENLRQSLSFRDSMHQTDLLDTLATCELAGHRPAAVVFGIQPLDYKSMDLNLTAEIQAKLPEFCEKVVAELALQGICAEKI comes from the coding sequence ATGAGCGATCAGAAAGTGCTTATCCTTGGGGTAGGCAATATCCTGTTGACCGACGAAGGCTTCGGCGTACGCGCCGCAGCATATCTTGAAGAGCACTATCACTGGCCTGACAACGTGACCCTTATGGATGGCGGCACGCAGGGTCTCATGCTCATGAGCGAGCTGATGGACTGCGATTTTCTGGTCGTGCTGGATGTCGTGCTCGGCCCCAAGGAGCCAGGCACCATCTACAGGCTTGAAGGCGAAAATTTGCGGCAGAGCCTGAGCTTCAGAGACTCGATGCACCAGACCGACCTGCTTGACACCCTGGCGACCTGCGAACTGGCGGGCCATCGCCCCGCCGCCGTGGTCTTTGGCATTCAGCCTCTCGACTACAAAAGTATGGACTTGAACCTCACTGCCGAAATTCAGGCCAAACTGCCGGAATTCTGTGAAAAAGTTGTAGCAGAGCTGGCTCTTCAGGGCATTTGCGCTGAAAAAATCTGA
- a CDS encoding DUF523 domain-containing protein has translation MTRPRYIVSACLAGIACRYDGRANTCAAVVQLVAEGRAVAACPECLGGLPTPRTPSEIVHGKVLTRDGHDVTRHFELGAQAATELARQEGCTAAILKSRSPSCGLGQVYDGTFSKCLCEGDGMWAAQLRQAGFALFSEECLPEE, from the coding sequence ATGACGCGACCACGCTATATTGTCAGCGCCTGCCTGGCTGGCATTGCCTGCCGGTATGACGGGCGCGCCAACACGTGTGCCGCTGTTGTGCAACTGGTGGCAGAGGGCAGGGCGGTTGCGGCCTGTCCCGAGTGCCTTGGCGGATTGCCGACCCCCCGCACGCCGAGCGAGATCGTGCACGGCAAGGTTTTGACCAGGGACGGGCATGATGTGACCCGGCATTTCGAGCTTGGGGCACAGGCGGCCACCGAGCTTGCCAGGCAAGAGGGCTGTACGGCGGCCATACTGAAAAGCCGTTCCCCCTCCTGCGGATTAGGGCAGGTTTATGACGGCACCTTCAGCAAATGCCTGTGTGAAGGGGACGGCATGTGGGCGGCGCAGTTGCGTCAGGCGGGGTTTGCCCTGTTCAGCGAAGAGTGTTTGCCGGAAGAGTAA
- a CDS encoding bacteriocin-type signal sequence — protein MENSNEVKLHEEIEKMEYEPLDPVEMKLIKGGVGLGIFLLVVLFLVSKFVMTTH, from the coding sequence ATGGAAAATAGCAATGAAGTAAAACTCCATGAAGAAATTGAAAAAATGGAGTATGAACCCCTGGATCCCGTGGAAATGAAGCTCATCAAGGGCGGCGTGGGTCTTGGCATCTTTCTGCTGGTGGTTCTGTTCCTCGTCAGCAAGTTTGTAATGACCACGCACTAG
- a CDS encoding putative sulfate exporter family transporter, whose product MASPKAAFNEDKVALLIGCLVFVLALGKMVGLDIMGWVVGVGMWVDNPLNAWKAATWKWLPGWASLLVSYAVITALMAMGIKLIKGNVANFVRGFTIIFFIAIACYTLGANAYIAANPTQLAKLGIPWALGLSTEAGLIVALVVGILVGNITPQFAESLREACRPELFVKIAIVIMGAELGVKAADAAGFAGHIIFRGLCAIVEAYLLYWCVVYYVARRYFKFNKEWAAPLASGISICGVSAAIATGGAIRARPVVPIMVSSLVVVFTCIEMLVLPFVAQHFLSSEPLVAGAWMGLAVKSDGGAIASGAITESLILAKMAGQGINWEPGWIVMVTTTVKIFIDVFIGVWALVLAYVWTAKFDKTRGERTMTWGDVMDRFPRFVLGYIATFLILLLMCLSSPELHKLGKGLSGTINGFRVLFFLMTFFTIGVVSNFRKLREEGIGRLAVVYVVCLFGFIIWVGLFISYAFFHGMTPPVIGG is encoded by the coding sequence ATGGCATCACCAAAGGCAGCATTTAACGAGGATAAAGTAGCTCTGCTTATAGGCTGCCTTGTCTTCGTTTTAGCGCTCGGAAAAATGGTTGGCCTGGATATCATGGGCTGGGTCGTGGGCGTCGGCATGTGGGTCGACAACCCGCTTAACGCCTGGAAAGCTGCAACTTGGAAGTGGCTGCCCGGTTGGGCCTCGCTGCTGGTAAGCTATGCGGTTATTACAGCCCTGATGGCTATGGGCATCAAGCTTATCAAGGGCAATGTGGCCAACTTCGTGCGTGGCTTCACCATCATTTTCTTTATCGCCATCGCTTGCTATACGCTTGGGGCCAACGCCTATATTGCGGCCAACCCCACGCAGCTTGCCAAGTTGGGCATTCCCTGGGCACTGGGCCTCAGCACTGAGGCTGGCCTTATCGTGGCTCTTGTTGTGGGCATTCTTGTGGGTAACATTACCCCCCAGTTTGCCGAGAGCCTGCGCGAAGCCTGCCGCCCCGAACTTTTCGTTAAAATCGCCATCGTCATCATGGGCGCCGAACTGGGCGTGAAAGCCGCTGATGCCGCCGGTTTTGCCGGTCACATCATTTTCCGCGGTCTTTGCGCCATTGTTGAAGCGTATCTGCTTTACTGGTGCGTTGTTTACTACGTTGCCCGCAGATACTTCAAGTTCAATAAAGAGTGGGCCGCTCCTCTTGCCTCCGGTATCTCCATCTGCGGCGTTTCCGCTGCCATCGCCACGGGCGGCGCTATCCGCGCCCGGCCTGTGGTGCCCATCATGGTTTCTTCGCTGGTCGTGGTGTTCACCTGCATCGAAATGCTCGTGCTGCCTTTCGTGGCGCAGCACTTCCTTTCCAGCGAGCCCCTGGTGGCCGGCGCCTGGATGGGCCTTGCCGTCAAGTCTGACGGCGGCGCCATCGCCAGCGGCGCCATCACCGAATCCCTCATTCTCGCCAAGATGGCCGGTCAGGGCATCAACTGGGAACCGGGCTGGATCGTGATGGTTACCACCACCGTCAAAATCTTCATTGACGTGTTCATCGGCGTGTGGGCCCTGGTGCTCGCTTACGTGTGGACCGCCAAGTTCGACAAGACGCGCGGCGAACGCACCATGACCTGGGGCGACGTTATGGATCGCTTCCCCCGCTTCGTGCTGGGGTACATCGCCACCTTCCTGATCCTGCTGCTCATGTGCCTGTCCTCGCCCGAACTGCACAAGCTCGGCAAGGGGCTGTCCGGCACCATCAACGGATTCCGCGTGCTGTTCTTCCTCATGACCTTCTTCACCATTGGTGTTGTGTCCAACTTCCGCAAGCTGCGTGAAGAAGGCATCGGTCGTCTGGCTGTTGTGTATGTGGTGTGCCTGTTCGGCTTCATCATCTGGGTGGGCCTGTTCATTTCCTACGCCTTCTTCCACGGCATGACCCCGCCTGTTATCGGCGGCTAG
- a CDS encoding flagellin: MSLVINHNMMAANTARNLNAHYSQLSKSVQRLSTGLRVNSAADDAAGLAIRELQRADIATLQQGARNANDAISMIQTADGALGVIDEKLTRMKELAEQAATGTYDSTQRLMIESEYQAMASEITRIANATDFNGIHLLNGSLSSDTHDGSGMSASGKMKIHFGTGNDSAEDYYYIKIGTSTASALGVGNQALDESGNLRAGGTVSTQEAAQKALDAITNAIISKDKIRAHLGAMQNRLENTITNLNTQAENLQAAESRISDVDVATEMTQFVRNQILSQSAVAMLSQANSLPQMAMKLIGG; the protein is encoded by the coding sequence ATGTCTTTGGTTATCAACCACAACATGATGGCCGCAAACACGGCCAGAAATTTGAATGCTCACTATTCTCAGTTGAGCAAGTCGGTACAGCGCCTTTCAACAGGTTTGCGCGTGAACAGCGCTGCGGACGACGCCGCAGGTCTGGCCATTCGCGAACTGCAACGGGCCGACATCGCCACCTTGCAACAGGGCGCGCGCAACGCCAATGACGCCATCTCAATGATTCAGACCGCCGACGGCGCTCTGGGCGTTATTGACGAAAAGCTCACCCGTATGAAGGAACTGGCCGAACAGGCGGCCACGGGCACGTACGATTCCACCCAGCGCCTGATGATCGAATCCGAATATCAGGCCATGGCTTCGGAAATTACCCGTATCGCCAATGCCACTGACTTTAACGGCATACATCTGCTCAACGGCTCTCTGTCCAGCGACACGCATGACGGCAGCGGCATGAGTGCCTCGGGCAAGATGAAGATCCACTTTGGCACGGGCAACGACTCTGCCGAAGACTATTACTACATCAAGATAGGCACCAGCACGGCCTCGGCCCTTGGCGTCGGCAATCAGGCCCTTGATGAAAGCGGCAACCTGCGCGCTGGCGGCACAGTCTCCACGCAGGAGGCCGCACAGAAGGCCTTGGACGCCATTACCAATGCCATTATTTCCAAGGACAAGATACGCGCTCACCTGGGCGCCATGCAGAACCGTCTGGAAAATACCATTACCAACCTGAATACTCAGGCAGAAAATCTGCAGGCTGCCGAATCGCGCATTTCAGACGTGGACGTCGCCACCGAAATGACGCAGTTCGTGCGCAACCAGATCCTGAGCCAGTCTGCGGTGGCCATGCTCTCGCAGGCGAACTCGCTGCCACAGATGGCCATGAAGCTCATCGGCGGCTAG
- the rnc gene encoding ribonuclease III produces MQNFDVTPEKTSDTAFELVKKRLGHSFARRELLDLALTHSSWANEYSCGQEHNERQEFLGDAVLELCVSWEIYKRFPTAREGELTKMRSNLVSAVSLAERARDLGLDVLLKLGRGEENQGGRKRDAVLSDALEAVLAAVYEDGGFAAAQKAVARIFAGQWPDRAGDGKASKDYKTRLQEASQQRFGQAPLYTRLASHGPEHSKVFEVSLRLPDGSQFVASGSSCKKAEQQAARDALKTLGHSE; encoded by the coding sequence ATGCAGAATTTTGACGTTACACCAGAAAAAACTTCGGATACGGCCTTTGAACTTGTCAAAAAACGGCTTGGGCACAGTTTTGCCCGGCGGGAACTGCTGGACCTGGCCCTGACGCACAGTTCGTGGGCCAATGAGTACTCTTGTGGTCAGGAGCACAATGAGCGGCAGGAATTTCTCGGCGATGCTGTGCTGGAACTTTGCGTCTCGTGGGAGATCTACAAGCGCTTTCCCACCGCGCGTGAAGGCGAACTCACCAAGATGCGCTCAAATCTTGTGAGCGCCGTGAGCCTTGCTGAAAGAGCCCGCGACCTTGGCCTTGATGTCCTTCTCAAACTGGGCAGAGGAGAAGAAAATCAGGGAGGGCGCAAGCGCGACGCTGTACTCAGCGATGCCCTGGAGGCTGTATTGGCGGCTGTTTATGAAGATGGCGGCTTTGCGGCGGCCCAAAAAGCCGTGGCGCGTATATTCGCCGGGCAGTGGCCCGACAGGGCCGGGGACGGAAAAGCCTCAAAAGACTATAAAACCCGACTGCAGGAAGCCTCGCAGCAGCGTTTTGGCCAGGCGCCACTGTATACGCGCTTGGCCAGTCACGGCCCCGAGCACTCCAAGGTTTTTGAAGTTTCTCTTCGTCTGCCTGATGGCAGCCAGTTTGTCGCCAGCGGCAGCAGTTGCAAAAAAGCTGAACAGCAAGCTGCACGCGACGCATTGAAAACGCTCGGGCACTCGGAATAA